The Candidatus Nomurabacteria bacterium genome has a segment encoding these proteins:
- the tgt gene encoding tRNA guanosine(34) transglycosylase Tgt, translating into MFEFEITKKGSYKKERLGIIHTKNGDIQTPAFAVVGTKATVKALTPKQVLESGAQVMLANTFHLYLEPGRDVVKKHGGFGPMAAWHGPTITDSGGFQAFSLGAAFGRNISKVARGDEDALDPTEADLGTESFARIDEDGVSFKSPIDGSLHRFTPESSMEVQWDLGADIIFAFDECTSPMASYEYQREAMDRTHRWAKRCIDRHEQLDTEKVQALFGVVQGGRFEDLRKESAKVLGEMNFDGFGIGGSFNKDDLGEAVGWVSDTLPEEKPRHLLGIGEPGDVVLGVKEGMDLFDCVSPTRIARNGRLHTRNGDINIFNASYKNDFSRIEEGCECYTCQNFTKAYIAHLFRSKEMLAGTLASIHNVYFMNKLFSDIRDSIKEDRFEEFEKEFFSKYYAKK; encoded by the coding sequence ATGTTTGAATTTGAAATAACAAAAAAAGGTTCTTATAAAAAAGAGAGACTAGGAATTATACATACAAAAAATGGTGATATACAAACGCCAGCTTTTGCTGTTGTGGGTACAAAAGCAACAGTCAAGGCCCTAACACCAAAACAAGTTTTAGAATCTGGCGCCCAGGTTATGTTGGCAAACACTTTTCATCTTTATCTTGAACCAGGTAGAGATGTTGTAAAAAAACACGGAGGTTTTGGCCCGATGGCTGCATGGCACGGTCCGACAATAACTGACTCAGGGGGGTTCCAGGCGTTTTCTCTCGGAGCGGCGTTCGGTAGAAATATATCCAAAGTAGCAAGGGGCGACGAAGACGCACTAGATCCAACAGAAGCAGATTTGGGAACAGAATCTTTTGCTAGGATTGACGAAGACGGCGTTTCTTTCAAGTCTCCAATAGATGGGAGTTTGCACAGGTTTACGCCAGAAAGTTCTATGGAAGTTCAGTGGGATCTGGGAGCCGATATAATATTTGCTTTTGACGAGTGTACGTCTCCGATGGCTTCTTATGAATACCAAAGAGAAGCTATGGATAGAACTCATAGATGGGCAAAAAGATGCATAGATAGACATGAACAGCTCGATACCGAAAAAGTCCAAGCACTTTTTGGTGTAGTGCAAGGCGGACGTTTTGAAGACTTGCGCAAAGAATCGGCAAAAGTTTTGGGAGAAATGAACTTTGATGGTTTTGGCATAGGAGGATCTTTCAATAAGGATGATCTCGGTGAAGCTGTGGGGTGGGTGAGTGATACATTACCAGAAGAGAAACCAAGACACCTTTTGGGGATAGGAGAACCAGGCGACGTTGTACTTGGGGTGAAAGAAGGCATGGATCTTTTCGATTGTGTTTCTCCTACTCGCATAGCAAGAAACGGAAGGCTTCATACCAGAAACGGAGATATAAATATATTTAACGCATCTTACAAGAATGATTTTTCTAGAATTGAGGAAGGTTGCGAGTGTTATACTTGTCAGAATTTTACTAAGGCCTATATAGCACACCTTTTCAGGTCAAAAGAAATGCTTGCAGGTACTCTTGCCTCGATACACAATGTTTATTTTATGAACAAACTTTTTTCTGATATAAGGGACTCAATAAAAGAAGACAGATTTGAAGAGTTTGAAAAAGAATTTTTTTCAAAATATTATGCAAAAAAATAA
- a CDS encoding DUF1653 domain-containing protein → MQKNKPQKGDIYIHYKDQDKKYEIVSLAFDTESEKEVVVYKPLYEPNHLSGTEMDFFVREINIFMEDIEIEGNLIPRFRKV, encoded by the coding sequence ATGCAAAAAAATAAACCACAAAAAGGGGATATATACATTCATTACAAAGATCAAGATAAAAAATATGAAATAGTTTCTTTGGCTTTTGATACAGAGTCAGAAAAAGAAGTTGTAGTTTATAAACCTTTGTATGAACCTAATCATCTTTCTGGTACAGAGATGGATTTTTTTGTTAGAGAAATCAATATTTTCATGGAAGATATTGAGATAGAGGGAAATTTAATCCCAAGATTTAGAAAAGTATAA
- a CDS encoding excinuclease ABC subunit UvrB, translating into MSKSIFKLNSSFAPSGDQPQAIKGLLGGLDKGYERQTLLGATGTGKTFTMANVIESWGKATLVIAHNKTLAAQLASEFKEFFPNHAVHYFVSYYDFYQPEAYLPVTDTYIEKDAQINEEIDRLRHASTQALLTRKDTIIVASVSCIYGLGSPKEYESVNMRINIGDTISRSDFMKKLIEIHFERTNADLSSGTFRSIGSRVDVMPISETFYYQIDFSGNVIEKITKIEPISSSVISDEKSIFIFPAKHFITKKDERERAIRDIKEELKIQLKKLEKEGKLLEAERLKRRTNYDLAMIKEVGYCSGIENYSRHFSGKSEGEPPETLLSYFPHNEDGTPDFLTIIDESHVTLPQLRAMHRGDASRKTTLVEHGFRLPSAKDNRPLRYEEFVERIGQVIYTSATPGEEEKTTSDQIVEQIIRPTGLVDPETIIRPVVPTFSDTKAKTLSKGQSSPDPSRSEGYKGQVKDFIDEAVSTISGGGRVLATTLTKKMAEDLASYLKEKDINAEYLHSDIETLDRIKLLTEFRKGKFDCLVGVNLLREGLDLPEVELIGILDADKEGFLRSETSLIQTIGRAARNVKGRVILYADIMTGSLDRAINETARRRAIQIEYNKKHGITPKTIEKKIKDITEEIVREHDKSVMYNLALDLEVFGALDGDKKASAIKKIIKQKEKEMNQAVKELDFETAAILRDEIKILNSKII; encoded by the coding sequence ATGTCAAAAAGTATTTTTAAATTAAATAGCTCGTTTGCTCCGTCAGGTGATCAGCCCCAAGCAATAAAGGGGCTTTTGGGTGGTCTAGACAAGGGTTACGAAAGGCAAACACTACTTGGTGCAACGGGTACAGGAAAGACGTTTACCATGGCAAATGTTATCGAGTCTTGGGGTAAGGCAACACTTGTGATAGCTCATAACAAAACTCTAGCAGCCCAGCTTGCCAGTGAGTTCAAAGAGTTTTTCCCAAACCATGCAGTTCACTATTTTGTTTCTTATTACGACTTCTATCAACCTGAAGCGTATTTGCCAGTTACCGATACTTATATAGAAAAAGACGCTCAAATCAACGAAGAAATCGACAGACTAAGACACGCCTCAACCCAAGCTCTTCTGACGAGAAAAGATACTATAATTGTTGCTTCCGTTTCTTGTATATATGGCCTCGGTAGTCCAAAAGAGTACGAGAGTGTAAATATGAGGATAAACATTGGAGATACTATTTCTAGGAGTGATTTTATGAAAAAACTCATCGAAATACATTTCGAGAGAACAAACGCGGACTTGTCTTCCGGAACATTTAGATCTATTGGTTCTAGGGTAGACGTTATGCCTATTTCAGAAACTTTTTATTATCAGATAGATTTTTCTGGTAATGTCATAGAAAAAATTACAAAAATAGAACCAATAAGTTCTTCTGTAATCTCTGATGAAAAAAGTATATTTATTTTTCCAGCAAAGCACTTCATCACAAAGAAAGATGAAAGAGAAAGAGCGATTAGAGATATAAAGGAGGAGCTCAAGATACAATTGAAAAAACTTGAGAAAGAAGGAAAGCTTCTTGAGGCAGAAAGATTAAAGAGAAGAACTAATTATGACCTAGCTATGATCAAAGAAGTTGGTTATTGTTCTGGTATCGAAAATTACTCTAGACATTTTTCTGGTAAGAGTGAGGGTGAACCACCAGAGACACTTCTTTCTTATTTTCCGCATAACGAAGATGGAACACCAGACTTTCTAACCATTATCGATGAATCTCATGTTACACTCCCACAACTTCGTGCAATGCACAGAGGGGATGCTTCTCGTAAAACGACTCTAGTTGAACATGGTTTTCGTTTGCCGTCGGCCAAAGACAACAGACCTCTAAGATACGAAGAATTTGTAGAGAGAATAGGACAAGTTATATACACATCTGCAACACCAGGTGAAGAAGAGAAAACTACAAGTGATCAAATTGTTGAACAAATCATAAGACCAACAGGACTTGTAGACCCAGAAACTATCATAAGGCCAGTTGTCCCTACTTTTTCGGATACAAAGGCTAAAACTTTGTCTAAAGGACAAAGTTCGCCCGATCCTTCGCGGAGCGAAGGATATAAGGGTCAGGTGAAAGATTTTATCGATGAAGCGGTTTCGACCATATCTGGAGGGGGGCGTGTTCTTGCTACAACTCTAACTAAAAAAATGGCGGAAGATTTGGCAAGTTATCTAAAAGAAAAAGATATCAATGCAGAATATTTGCATAGCGATATAGAAACACTAGATAGAATAAAACTTCTAACAGAGTTTAGAAAAGGGAAGTTCGATTGTCTTGTAGGAGTGAATCTTCTACGTGAAGGACTAGACTTGCCAGAAGTTGAGCTTATCGGGATACTCGACGCAGACAAAGAGGGATTTTTGAGAAGTGAAACTTCGCTTATTCAGACTATTGGTCGTGCAGCTAGAAACGTAAAAGGTAGAGTAATACTATATGCAGATATCATGACCGGTTCACTTGATAGGGCTATAAACGAAACAGCCAGAAGGCGAGCTATTCAAATAGAGTACAACAAAAAACACGGAATAACTCCAAAGACGATAGAGAAAAAGATCAAAGACATAACTGAAGAAATCGTGAGAGAGCATGACAAGAGTGTTATGTATAACTTGGCTCTTGACTTAGAAGTGTTTGGTGCACTTGATGGAGATAAAAAAGCTAGCGCTATAAAGAAAATAATAAAACAAAAAGAAAAAGAGATGAATCAAGCCGTGAAAGAACTCGACTTTGAAACAGCGGCAATTTTGAGAGACGAAATAAAAATATTAAATTCAAAAATTATTTAA
- a CDS encoding CPBP family intramembrane metalloprotease: MTTAESLFILVTIIGFLVFIFLKKVNWKGLGFKPNSFLKGWWLIVLFNIIIFCLVQFALIKKFISLPVWMLDKDPIIPLFAITFLQEILFRGVIINFFEKFGKRKALWISITIFVLFHLIAPYTWNSVGLIFAGLTLVAGYFWGWHFLKYRNIYMLGVSHFLVNLSFNFVFFELLS; this comes from the coding sequence ATGACAACAGCAGAAAGTTTATTTATATTAGTAACAATTATTGGTTTTTTAGTTTTTATTTTTTTAAAAAAAGTTAATTGGAAAGGTTTAGGTTTTAAGCCAAATTCTTTTTTAAAAGGTTGGTGGTTGATTGTACTTTTTAATATTATTATTTTTTGTTTAGTTCAATTTGCATTAATTAAAAAATTTATAAGTCTTCCAGTGTGGATGTTAGATAAAGATCCAATAATACCACTTTTTGCGATAACATTTTTACAAGAGATATTATTTAGGGGTGTTATAATAAACTTTTTTGAAAAGTTCGGGAAAAGAAAAGCTTTATGGATTAGTATTACTATTTTTGTTTTATTCCATTTAATAGCTCCATATACTTGGAACAGTGTCGGTCTTATTTTTGCAGGATTAACTCTTGTTGCGGGATATTTTTGGGGTTGGCACTTCTTAAAATATAGAAATATATATATGTTAGGCGTTTCCCATTTCTTGGTAAACTTAAGTTTTAACTTTGTATTTTTTGAGTTACTTTCGTAG
- a CDS encoding DoxX family protein, with protein MKYITSILATILLPKITSAHVGYVVPEGTLEVTKGNDFGFLFSALHNPTNLLMMLITILVVLVLYFAAHKSYFVGQKIDEMKKRIHSYGEFIPWILRLSLGIALMGAGAKGALISPLASAGETIAVIELFVGFFLLAGFMLLPMTIVACALFFSAIFQDFYIFGNIEFLAAAICLLILENPRPGIDDIIGLRRLSFQHLKPYISFILRVGIGSALIYLALFEKLLNPHFSETVVNLYNLQGVIDVSSAMWILSVAVIELVVGLFLLIGFQTRLTATIAFFVITTTFFYFKEDVYSHITLFGVLSVLFITGGGRYSVDRFLERLRNPEIEEISI; from the coding sequence ATGAAATACATAACATCTATACTAGCTACAATACTATTACCGAAAATTACAAGCGCACACGTCGGATATGTGGTTCCAGAAGGAACACTGGAAGTAACCAAAGGAAATGATTTTGGTTTTCTATTCTCTGCCCTTCACAATCCAACGAACCTACTAATGATGCTTATCACAATACTTGTTGTACTTGTTCTTTATTTTGCGGCACACAAAAGTTACTTTGTTGGACAAAAAATAGATGAAATGAAAAAGAGAATACACTCCTATGGAGAATTCATACCGTGGATACTTAGACTATCCCTAGGTATAGCTCTCATGGGTGCCGGTGCCAAGGGCGCACTGATATCTCCTCTTGCTTCAGCTGGAGAAACTATCGCCGTCATAGAACTCTTTGTTGGTTTCTTCCTACTTGCTGGTTTTATGCTTCTACCTATGACAATAGTAGCTTGTGCACTATTTTTCAGTGCAATATTCCAAGACTTTTATATTTTTGGAAATATAGAATTTCTAGCAGCCGCAATATGTCTACTTATACTAGAAAATCCTAGACCCGGCATAGATGACATAATCGGACTAAGGAGACTTTCTTTCCAGCACCTGAAACCATATATCTCTTTCATCCTTCGAGTGGGTATCGGTAGCGCACTTATCTATCTTGCACTATTTGAGAAACTTCTAAACCCACACTTTTCTGAAACTGTAGTAAACCTATACAACCTACAAGGAGTTATAGATGTATCTAGTGCTATGTGGATCTTGTCTGTTGCGGTTATAGAGCTTGTTGTCGGACTATTTCTACTTATCGGTTTTCAGACAAGACTTACTGCAACAATTGCATTTTTCGTTATAACAACAACATTCTTCTATTTCAAAGAAGATGTGTACTCACACATAACACTGTTTGGAGTTCTGTCAGTTCTATTTATAACTGGAGGTGGTAGATATAGTGTAGATAGATTCCTAGAAAGGTTAAGAAATCCGGAAATAGAAGAAATCTCAATATAA
- a CDS encoding MGMT family protein, which translates to METFTQKVLKVVSKIKKGETMSYSEVAKRAGSPKASRVVGSIMKKNYDTKIPCHRVIKSDGTPGQYNRGKENKIKILKKEGAI; encoded by the coding sequence ATGGAGACATTTACACAAAAAGTTCTAAAAGTCGTATCCAAAATAAAGAAAGGTGAGACCATGAGTTATTCTGAGGTTGCAAAAAGAGCAGGGAGCCCAAAAGCTTCTCGCGTCGTTGGTAGTATCATGAAGAAAAATTATGACACCAAAATCCCATGTCATAGAGTTATAAAGTCAGACGGTACTCCGGGTCAATACAATCGTGGAAAAGAAAACAAAATAAAAATACTCAAAAAAGAAGGGGCCATATAG
- the uvrA gene encoding excinuclease ABC subunit UvrA codes for MAKEKDNKKEDWIKVKGAKTHNLKNIDVEMPRNKMVAITGMSGSGKSSLAFDTIFAEGQRRYVESLSAYARQFLNQMPKPDVDEIVGLSPAISIDQKTRSNNPRSTVATITEIYDYLRVMFARVGRPYCPLCGEEIKKLSNEEIISFVFSKVEEEIKKTKKEKREVMGLSQSKGLTDRTSQREVLGISWDESPVTVFSPIVRGRKGEYYQLLYDLLNKGYAKVRIDGGIKNLRDRIDLSKTKKHDIDIFVDELFFHEFVGEEKSTTRTRLAEAVERALLEADGLVTIKIGDEEMTLSSKFACPNDGFSFPEIEPRLFSFNSPYGACEVCNGIGTKFFGGDEPCETCLGARLRKEALNVFLISGKKKVNILDLVSLSVTDAVDFFIELKLSQQEKEIAKTVVREIETRLQFLSDVGLGYLSLDRKAGTLSGGESQRIRLASQLGSRLVGAMYVLDEPTIGLHQRDNDRLIKTLLNLRDLGNTIIIVEHDEDTIYASDYIVDIGPKAGVHGGEVIAMGFLDEFLSADKLPKAVSDSRTLRYLRNEELIELPEKRRTSEKGKIQIRGGNVFNIKNMDVDIPLGKMVCITGVSGSGKSSFMYEILHRNLEAKFEKRRRSISTYNCKSFSGSEYLSRSVLIDQSPIGRTPRSNIATYTGAFTHIRDIFSATEEARFRGWKPNRFSFNVKGGRCEACEGNGQIAVEMHFLPTVYVTCDVCGGKRFDKETLLVKYKGKNIHDVLQMTVEEAVDFFEDIPAVADRLSTLNDVGLGYIKLGQSATTLSGGEAQRVKISSELYRRHTEKTIYLLDEPTVGLHYDDVAKLLEVLKMLVEKGHTVVLIEHHMDIIKSSDYIIDIGPEGGVGGGRIIAKGTPEDVADNPKSYTGQYLKKVLKIKKK; via the coding sequence ATGGCAAAAGAAAAAGACAACAAAAAAGAAGATTGGATAAAGGTTAAGGGTGCAAAAACTCATAATCTTAAAAATATCGATGTAGAAATGCCACGAAACAAAATGGTGGCTATTACTGGTATGAGCGGCTCGGGCAAGAGTTCGCTTGCTTTCGATACTATATTTGCAGAAGGTCAAAGAAGATATGTAGAGAGTCTTTCTGCATATGCTAGACAGTTTTTGAACCAGATGCCAAAACCAGACGTCGATGAAATAGTTGGTCTTTCTCCGGCAATATCTATCGATCAGAAGACAAGGTCCAACAATCCACGTTCTACTGTCGCAACGATAACAGAGATATATGACTATCTTCGTGTGATGTTTGCCAGAGTTGGTAGACCGTACTGTCCGCTTTGTGGAGAAGAAATAAAAAAACTTTCAAACGAAGAAATCATCTCTTTTGTTTTTTCAAAAGTAGAAGAAGAAATCAAAAAAACCAAAAAAGAAAAAAGAGAAGTAATGGGTCTAAGTCAATCAAAAGGATTGACCGACCGAACTTCCCAGAGGGAAGTTTTAGGTATATCTTGGGATGAAAGTCCGGTTACTGTTTTTTCTCCTATAGTTCGCGGTAGAAAGGGTGAGTACTACCAACTACTTTATGATCTACTAAACAAAGGTTATGCAAAGGTTAGAATAGATGGAGGTATAAAAAATCTTCGTGACAGGATAGATCTGTCCAAAACAAAAAAACACGATATCGATATATTTGTCGACGAGCTTTTCTTTCACGAGTTTGTTGGTGAAGAAAAGTCTACAACTAGAACAAGACTTGCAGAAGCAGTAGAAAGAGCACTTCTGGAGGCTGACGGCCTCGTAACTATAAAAATTGGTGATGAAGAAATGACACTCTCTTCCAAGTTTGCATGTCCAAACGACGGTTTTTCTTTTCCAGAGATAGAACCTAGACTTTTCTCATTCAACTCTCCATATGGTGCTTGTGAAGTATGTAATGGTATAGGAACCAAGTTTTTTGGAGGTGATGAGCCGTGCGAAACGTGTTTGGGTGCGAGACTTAGAAAAGAAGCTCTCAATGTTTTTCTAATCTCTGGAAAGAAGAAAGTAAATATCCTAGACCTCGTCTCGCTGTCTGTTACTGATGCAGTGGACTTTTTTATAGAACTAAAACTTTCTCAGCAAGAAAAAGAGATCGCTAAAACAGTTGTTAGAGAAATTGAAACCAGACTTCAGTTTTTGTCAGACGTTGGACTTGGATATCTGTCACTAGATAGAAAGGCGGGAACGCTTTCTGGTGGAGAAAGCCAGCGTATAAGACTCGCTTCTCAGCTAGGTTCTAGACTTGTTGGTGCGATGTATGTACTTGATGAGCCAACTATAGGACTACACCAAAGGGACAACGACAGACTTATAAAAACTCTTCTGAATCTACGAGATCTCGGTAACACTATAATTATTGTAGAACATGATGAAGATACGATATATGCTTCTGACTACATAGTAGATATAGGTCCAAAGGCGGGCGTTCATGGTGGAGAAGTTATTGCTATGGGATTTCTAGATGAATTTCTTTCTGCTGACAAACTACCCAAAGCTGTGAGTGACTCTAGAACATTGCGATATCTTCGAAACGAAGAATTGATAGAACTCCCAGAAAAGAGAAGAACAAGCGAGAAGGGTAAAATCCAGATTCGTGGAGGAAATGTTTTCAATATAAAAAATATGGATGTAGATATTCCTCTAGGAAAGATGGTTTGTATAACCGGTGTTTCTGGTTCTGGAAAAAGTTCTTTTATGTACGAGATTTTGCACAGAAACTTAGAAGCCAAGTTTGAAAAGAGACGAAGAAGTATATCGACTTATAATTGCAAAAGCTTTTCTGGATCAGAGTATCTTTCTAGATCTGTTCTCATAGATCAGTCTCCGATAGGTAGAACACCTAGGTCAAACATCGCAACTTATACAGGAGCATTTACTCATATAAGAGATATATTTTCTGCGACAGAAGAAGCAAGGTTCCGTGGCTGGAAACCAAACAGATTCTCTTTCAATGTAAAAGGTGGTAGATGTGAAGCTTGCGAAGGTAATGGTCAGATTGCAGTAGAGATGCACTTTCTACCAACGGTTTATGTAACTTGTGATGTTTGTGGTGGAAAGAGGTTCGACAAAGAAACACTCCTAGTAAAGTACAAAGGAAAAAATATCCACGATGTACTCCAAATGACAGTAGAAGAAGCTGTAGATTTCTTCGAAGATATTCCTGCTGTGGCCGATCGTTTAAGTACTTTAAACGATGTAGGCCTAGGTTACATAAAGTTAGGCCAGAGTGCTACGACACTTTCTGGAGGAGAAGCACAAAGAGTCAAAATATCTTCTGAGCTTTATCGAAGACACACAGAGAAAACTATATATCTTCTAGATGAACCAACCGTGGGATTGCACTATGATGATGTGGCAAAACTGTTAGAGGTTTTGAAGATGCTGGTAGAAAAAGGGCATACAGTCGTGCTTATAGAACACCATATGGATATCATAAAATCTTCTGACTATATAATCGACATAGGTCCAGAGGGTGGAGTTGGTGGAGGTAGAATCATTGCAAAAGGTACGCCAGAAGATGTTGCAGATAATCCAAAAAGTTATACTGGTCAGTATCTCAAAAAAGTTTTGAAAATAAAGAAAAAATAA
- a CDS encoding cation-transporting P-type ATPase, with amino-acid sequence MEKQKNIPYYALETDIAIEMLESRRDGLSEEEVSSRQKKYGKNIPAKDKKTLKLDILARQVNNPLIILLAVSSLISIFLGKTNEAIFIIVAILINIGLGFYQELKADNSIKKLESYISLKTIVIRGGQRLLVDSKLLVPGDIIILRSGDKVPADARILSSKDLEVDEAILTGESLPEKKSEKVLDKNTVLGDRKNMLYAGTLVFGGLCKAVITATGSNTEIGKIAGLVKESKKGVSPIQKAVSSLAKKITIGLLSLGVIILILGVQSGYDTREILVLSIAIIVSAIPESLPIALTLVLSIGSIHLLKKKGVVRKLNSAETLGNVSIIMTDKTGTITEGKLSLVGEEAEDKESLLLSAMLNIHGELDQEGNLIGGRPLEVALEKEYQNRKELHPLYKNHTIIEKIPFTSLNKFSGVLYEKGGKLYLSLLGAPDILINKTRSHNKDAINKQIDSFAEVGERILGVVEKEIENKNIEKIEEIIEKETFSWKGMLRFSDTVREGVREAIKDIKLEGVRTVLVTGDHPKTALYIAKDSGLVEGDAEIITGEELENMSDEILKTRIKDIDIFARVSPSHKKRLVEIYESIGEIVSVTGDGVNDAPALKTASIGVAMGSGTDVAKGAADLVLLDDNYTTIVSAIKEGRSIKQKMRTVIVYLLADSFDELLLIGGSIAMSLALPLNAIQILFVKFFSDIFPALGFTFGYREYKPTKKKGLFKQKVIDRDILMYTFVRGIFSSTFLFLVYFFLQKYVDIEIARTFTYLSFATYLLFLSFSIERLDMNLGQYKIWENKYVFFGVIIGLVTILSSVYVAPISNLLGTVALSPIWLVGVLMIGLVNVIGLETMKYYFNKR; translated from the coding sequence ATGGAAAAACAAAAAAACATCCCGTATTACGCACTAGAAACAGATATAGCAATAGAGATGCTCGAATCCAGAAGAGATGGCCTCTCAGAAGAAGAAGTATCTTCTAGACAAAAAAAATATGGCAAAAACATCCCGGCCAAAGACAAAAAAACTCTAAAACTAGATATACTAGCAAGACAAGTAAACAATCCGCTTATCATACTTCTAGCGGTTTCTTCTCTCATATCTATATTTTTAGGTAAAACAAATGAAGCTATTTTTATAATAGTTGCGATTCTTATAAACATCGGACTAGGATTTTATCAGGAGCTCAAAGCCGACAACTCTATAAAAAAACTAGAAAGTTATATATCTCTCAAGACTATTGTTATAAGAGGAGGACAAAGACTACTTGTCGATTCAAAACTATTGGTTCCGGGAGATATCATAATATTGCGATCTGGTGACAAAGTGCCAGCTGATGCAAGGATACTATCTTCGAAAGACCTAGAAGTAGACGAAGCAATACTCACAGGAGAATCTCTGCCAGAAAAGAAAAGTGAAAAAGTTTTGGATAAAAATACTGTTCTCGGTGATAGAAAAAACATGCTATACGCGGGAACACTGGTTTTTGGTGGACTTTGTAAAGCAGTGATAACAGCAACTGGAAGCAATACAGAAATTGGAAAGATCGCAGGTCTTGTAAAAGAAAGTAAGAAAGGTGTATCTCCTATACAAAAAGCTGTTTCTTCTCTGGCCAAAAAAATAACAATAGGACTTTTGTCCCTAGGGGTAATCATACTTATTCTTGGTGTACAAAGTGGTTATGATACTAGAGAGATACTAGTTCTATCTATCGCTATTATAGTTTCTGCCATACCAGAAAGTCTCCCGATAGCCCTAACTCTGGTTTTATCGATAGGATCTATACACTTACTCAAGAAAAAAGGTGTTGTAAGAAAACTAAATTCTGCAGAAACTCTGGGTAACGTAAGTATAATAATGACAGATAAAACTGGAACTATAACAGAAGGCAAACTTTCTCTCGTAGGTGAAGAAGCCGAAGACAAAGAATCACTACTACTTTCTGCGATGCTCAACATACACGGAGAGTTAGACCAAGAAGGCAATCTTATAGGGGGACGTCCTCTAGAAGTTGCTCTAGAAAAAGAATACCAAAACAGAAAAGAACTACACCCTCTGTACAAAAACCATACGATAATAGAAAAAATCCCATTTACTTCTCTCAATAAATTCTCTGGGGTTTTGTACGAAAAAGGTGGGAAACTCTATCTATCACTACTTGGTGCGCCAGACATACTAATAAACAAAACAAGGTCACACAACAAAGACGCGATAAATAAACAAATAGATTCTTTTGCAGAAGTTGGAGAAAGAATACTCGGTGTTGTAGAAAAAGAAATAGAAAACAAAAATATAGAAAAAATAGAAGAAATAATAGAAAAAGAAACATTTTCTTGGAAAGGCATGCTTCGTTTTAGTGACACGGTAAGAGAAGGTGTGCGTGAAGCAATAAAAGACATAAAACTAGAAGGCGTAAGAACTGTTCTTGTAACGGGTGACCACCCAAAAACCGCTCTTTATATAGCAAAAGACTCTGGGTTAGTTGAAGGTGATGCAGAAATAATAACAGGAGAAGAGTTAGAAAACATGTCTGATGAAATACTAAAAACAAGAATCAAAGACATAGATATATTTGCTAGGGTTTCCCCTTCTCACAAAAAAAGACTTGTCGAAATATACGAATCGATTGGAGAAATAGTTTCTGTAACAGGAGACGGTGTAAATGATGCTCCGGCTCTAAAAACTGCATCGATAGGAGTTGCCATGGGAAGCGGAACTGATGTTGCCAAAGGCGCGGCCGATCTTGTGCTACTAGACGACAACTACACAACTATAGTTTCTGCAATCAAAGAAGGTAGATCTATAAAACAAAAAATGAGAACTGTTATTGTCTACCTACTCGCAGACTCTTTCGACGAACTACTTCTTATCGGAGGATCTATCGCTATGAGTCTCGCTCTCCCACTAAACGCTATACAGATACTATTTGTAAAATTCTTTTCAGATATATTCCCAGCTCTAGGATTTACGTTTGGATATAGAGAATACAAACCTACAAAGAAAAAAGGTTTGTTCAAACAAAAAGTTATCGATAGAGATATATTGATGTACACATTTGTAAGAGGAATATTTTCTAGTACGTTTTTGTTCTTGGTTTACTTTTTCTTGCAAAAATACGTAGATATAGAAATCGCCAGAACCTTCACATATCTATCATTTGCAACCTATTTACTCTTCCTTTCTTTCTCAATCGAAAGACTAGATATGAACCTAGGTCAATACAAAATCTGGGAAAACAAATATGTTTTCTTTGGAGTTATAATAGGTCTTGTAACAATACTATCTAGTGTTTATGTAGCGCCAATATCAAACTTACTCGGAACAGTAGCACTAAGTCCAATATGGCTAGTCGGGGTGTTGATGATAGGACTCGTAAATGTAATAGGTCTTGAAACGATGAAATACTACTTCAACAAAAGATAG